AATGTGTTCAGGATTACATTGAACGGTTTTACAACAACTGGCGCAGGCATTCGGCACTTGATTATAAGTGTCCGACTCAGTATGAGCGGGATTGTCCCGTTGCCGCCTAAAAAACTGTCCAGTAAACCGGGGTCAGATCACCTTCCTGATTATCGGGGTGGTCATAGTCAGGTCAGTCCTCGTTTGCCTCATCAAAAGGAGTACATCTTTTGTCATCAAAACGGTCAGAATATCAAAAGTTTTAAAGGGACCATTCGTTTTATCATGAGAAGGAATGGAATAACGGATGTAACCGCCCATGGTTTGAGAAAGACCTTTTGTAGTCAGTTGGGACGCTCTGGTGTGCATCCCAAGGTGGCTCAGAGGCTCATGGGACATTCCGATATCCGTTTAACAATGGATGTTTACACGGAGATCGGTGATGAGGACTTAAGAAATGCCGTAAACGCATTGCCTAGTATTGTGGAAATGAGATGCTCTCAACTGACTGTCATTAATGGTCAGAAGGAATGTGGGGGGAGAACAGGACGAGAAAAAGTATGAGCCAACGGGGAGAATCGAACTCCCGACCTGCGGTTTACGATACCGCTGCTCTACCGGCTGAGCTACGTTGGCTTGAATGTTGTGGCGATATTATGGCGACGGATAGAATCAAAAACCACTGCATTTTGCAACTATTTGATTTTACAAGTCCAATTGCCACAGTTTTTTTGACGAGCTTTTCATTACGAATGAGCTGCTCTACCAACTGAGCTATGTTGGCCTTTATGCCAGCAGTTTTGCTGTGCGGGCTTGTGTTGTTATCGCATTTTCTGAGGCGTTTGATTTGATTCTCATTTTATAGAACGACCTCCAAACGAAGAAAGTGCCGATCAGGAAGAAAATTGTTCCCACCCAGTGAACATATTGAGCGGCTCCTTCGGAAATCGCGATTTCAACAGCCAGCAATCCAAACAACGTTGTGAATTTGATAATCGGATTCAAAGCCACGGAAGACGTGTCCTTATAGGGATCTCCCACTGTGTCGCCCACAACCGTTGCGGCGTGAAGGGGAGTTCCTTTTTCTTTCATCTCCACTTCAACGAGCTTCTTGGCATTGTCCCAAGCGCCGCCGCCATTGGCCATGAAAATTGCTTGATAGAGTCCGAATACGGCGATCGAAATAAGATAACCGACAAAGAATGTGGGACTAAAGCACGCGAAGGCCAGTGTGAAACAGAAAATCACGCCGAAGATGTTGACCATTCCGGCTTGCGCATATTGCGTGCAAATTTTCACCACTTCTTTGGAATCATGAATGGAGGCTTTGGTGGCTCCTTCGAGACGGATATTTTTCTTGATATATTCCACCGCGCGATAAGCACCGGTTGTAACGGCTTGCATGGAAGCTCCGGTAAACCAGTAGATCACCGCACCACCCGTGATAATTCCCAACAAAACATGCGGATCGATAATAGAAAGTTCCGCACCAATTTTTTCCCAATGGAAATGTTCTTTCAAAAGTAGAATGAGGGAAAAAATCATCGTGGTGGCTCCGATAACCGCAGTGGCAATCAACACGGGCTTCGCCGTTGCTTTAAATGTGTTGCCGGCTCCGTCGTTTTCTTCAAGGAAATGTTTTCCTTTTACAAAGTTGGGTGTGAAGCCGAAATCTTTTTGAACTTCCTGATTGATATTTGGAACTTGTTCAATGAGGGATAATTCAAAAACAGACTGGGCGTTGTCGGTCACGGGACCATAGCTATCAACCGCGATGGTGACAGGTCCCATTCCCAAAAGACCAAATGCGACCAGACCGAAAGCGAACACGGTAGGATAACCCATGTAGGTTTCAAGGCCGTACTGACTGGCCAGAAAGGCAACAAACATGAGGCCGATAATGGAGATGCCTTTCCAAAAACAGCTGAAATTTCCCGCAACGAGTCCGGAGAGAATGACCAATGATGCTCCGCCTTCTTTCCCGGCGCTCACAATTTCCTGAACGTGTTTGGAATGACAGCTGGTAAAAACTTTTGTGAGCTCGGGGATAATGGCGGCGGCCAATGTTCCGCAACTGATGATGATGGAAAGTGTGAGCCAGAGACTGCCATAGTTTGCGTGCAACAAAAGATAGCTGACACCAAATGTAACGCCAATCGAAATTAGAGAAGTAAGCCAGACCAGTTCAGTCAACGGAGCTTCGAAATTGAATTTATCTTTTTCTTTGAGGCGAATGGCCGTGACCACACTGTTGAGTGCGTAAGCACCAATGGATGTCAGGATCATCAAAACGCGCATTGCAAAAATCCAGATGATGAAATCGGATTTGAATTGAGGCAGGACCGCCAACACAATGAAGGTGATTAACGCAACGCCCGTTACGCCATAGGTTTCAAAACCGTCCGCGGTAGGACCAACGCTGTCTCCGGCGTTGTCACCAGTACAGTCAGCAATCACGCCCGGGTTTCTGGCGTCGTCTTCTTTAATATTGAAAACGATTTTCATGAGGTCGGAACCGATGTCGGCGATCTTTGTGAAAATACCACCACAGATTCTTAAGGCGGAAGCACCGAGTGATTCGCCGATGGCAAAACCAATGAAGCAAGAACCGGCCGCAGTTGGATTTACAAAAAGAAGAATGGTCAGCATCATGATCAACTCAATGCAAATCAAGAGAACGCCGATGCTGATTCCTGCGCGTAAGGGAATTTTACAGACCCAATATGGCTTTCCGCGAAGCGAAGCAAAAGCGGTGCGACTGTTGGCAAGCGTGTTGATTCGGATTCCAAACCAGGCGACGGAGAAAGAGCCCAGAATACCAATCACCGACCAGCCAAGGATTGTCAAAACGCGATCGAGCGGCATGCCCAGCAGAGAATAAAAATAGTAGAAAATGCAGGCACCGATGAAGAGTTCCAGAACAATCAGAAGTTTGGCTTGCTGGAAAAGATAGGTTTTGCATGTTTCGTAAATGATATTGGAAACTTCCAACATAGATTTATGAGCGGGGAGTCGTTTGACTTTGAGATATTCAAACAGACCAAAAAGCATTCCCAAAATGCAAACTCCCAAACCGCCATACATCAAATCTCTTCCAAAAAAAGTTTTCCCGAAGAGAACAAACTGAGATGTCAGTTTCGGCAAAACCAGACTCGCTTCCCCTGCCGCGTGGGCAAATTGAGGGGCGAGGATCGCGGCCACAAAGACCAGCCAAAATTTCTTTATCATTATAATGCCTCCTGTTTTGTTGGATCGTTGAAAACCGGTAGAAGGAATAGAAATTTACAGATTTTGTCAACTGCATTATGGGGGAAGGACTATGGACCAAGGACAAGGGACCATGGACTATGGACCAAGGACTTAAGATGAAGAAAATTTTGATTACCTCCGGACCCACACGGATGTCTCTTGATGCGATGCGGTTTATCAGTAATCGCTCAACAGGCCGCTTCGGGACTTTGATGGCGGAAGAGGCTCTCAAAAAGGGTGCCCGTGTTACCTTTATATATGGTGTGGGGAGTGAGACTCCAAAACCGCATCCTCGTTTAAAATTAATTGAGATTGAGACGAATAGGGATGTGGCCGATGCTTTGAAGAGGGAGTTGCGTCATCATTATAATGTATGCATTCACGCCATGGCTGTTTTGGATTTTCAGCCGGTGCTTGTGCGCAAAGGAAAAACAAAAACGAAAAACGGAATTTGGAATTTATGTCTGGTACCCACCCCCAAAATCATTAACCAAATTAAAAAATGGTCTCCCAAAATTTTATTGGTAGGATTTAAACTGGAGGTGGGAGTGAGCCAGAGCACTCTTTTAAAAAGTGCCCGCAATTTGCTTCGCCAAACCAAAGCCGATCTGGTTCTGGCAAATCAGCTGACCGAGGGTAAAGATGCAAATCATCCGGGTTACCTCCTCGATTCAGAAGGTAGCATCCTCGCCCGAGCTCGGGGAAAACAAAATTTGGCAAGATTGATTATTAAAGTGATTAAAAAATCTGGTTTACATCATAAAGTTTGAAGGTTAAGGGGAATCGAAATTTGCCGAGGTGTTG
This genomic window from Deltaproteobacteria bacterium contains:
- a CDS encoding sodium-translocating pyrophosphatase, which encodes MIKKFWLVFVAAILAPQFAHAAGEASLVLPKLTSQFVLFGKTFFGRDLMYGGLGVCILGMLFGLFEYLKVKRLPAHKSMLEVSNIIYETCKTYLFQQAKLLIVLELFIGACIFYYFYSLLGMPLDRVLTILGWSVIGILGSFSVAWFGIRINTLANSRTAFASLRGKPYWVCKIPLRAGISIGVLLICIELIMMLTILLFVNPTAAGSCFIGFAIGESLGASALRICGGIFTKIADIGSDLMKIVFNIKEDDARNPGVIADCTGDNAGDSVGPTADGFETYGVTGVALITFIVLAVLPQFKSDFIIWIFAMRVLMILTSIGAYALNSVVTAIRLKEKDKFNFEAPLTELVWLTSLISIGVTFGVSYLLLHANYGSLWLTLSIIISCGTLAAAIIPELTKVFTSCHSKHVQEIVSAGKEGGASLVILSGLVAGNFSCFWKGISIIGLMFVAFLASQYGLETYMGYPTVFAFGLVAFGLLGMGPVTIAVDSYGPVTDNAQSVFELSLIEQVPNINQEVQKDFGFTPNFVKGKHFLEENDGAGNTFKATAKPVLIATAVIGATTMIFSLILLLKEHFHWEKIGAELSIIDPHVLLGIITGGAVIYWFTGASMQAVTTGAYRAVEYIKKNIRLEGATKASIHDSKEVVKICTQYAQAGMVNIFGVIFCFTLAFACFSPTFFVGYLISIAVFGLYQAIFMANGGGAWDNAKKLVEVEMKEKGTPLHAATVVGDTVGDPYKDTSSVALNPIIKFTTLFGLLAVEIAISEGAAQYVHWVGTIFFLIGTFFVWRSFYKMRIKSNASENAITTQARTAKLLA
- a CDS encoding tyrosine-type recombinase/integrase — its product is MSGIVPLPPKKLSSKPGSDHLPDYRGGHSQVSPRLPHQKEYIFCHQNGQNIKSFKGTIRFIMRRNGITDVTAHGLRKTFCSQLGRSGVHPKVAQRLMGHSDIRLTMDVYTEIGDEDLRNAVNALPSIVEMRCSQLTVINGQKECGGRTGREKV
- a CDS encoding IS3 family transposase, which translates into the protein CVQDYIERFYNNWRRHSALDYKCPTQYERDCPVAA